Proteins encoded together in one Rubripirellula reticaptiva window:
- the surE gene encoding 5'/3'-nucleotidase SurE, with the protein MRILLTNDDGVFAPGLAALEQQLRQLGEVVIVAPATEQSGVGHAITFLTPLTCKSIHRDGRHWAWAVDGSPADCVKLAIAELLKDNPVDIVVSGINSGLNSGINVLYSGTVAAAIEGAFFGVTSVAVSLEYDEDADFAAAAVIARNVVGGIIERPESKGRLFNLNVPTAATLAPKDVNVVPMGLAQYGRSYEKRNDPQGRPYYWALWSEPETAPPENADVSQLRAGNCTLTPLQFDLTERKLLESMQTWTLKG; encoded by the coding sequence ATGCGAATTTTGCTGACCAACGACGATGGAGTGTTTGCGCCAGGGCTGGCAGCCCTCGAACAGCAGCTCCGGCAACTTGGCGAGGTTGTGATCGTGGCTCCGGCGACTGAGCAGTCGGGCGTTGGGCATGCGATCACTTTTTTGACACCGCTGACGTGCAAGTCGATTCATCGCGACGGGCGTCACTGGGCCTGGGCAGTGGACGGGTCGCCAGCGGACTGTGTGAAGCTGGCGATTGCTGAACTGTTGAAAGACAATCCTGTCGATATCGTCGTTTCAGGAATCAATAGCGGCCTGAATTCGGGCATCAATGTGCTTTACAGCGGTACTGTCGCGGCGGCGATTGAGGGGGCATTCTTCGGTGTAACCAGCGTTGCCGTATCACTTGAATACGATGAAGACGCCGATTTTGCTGCGGCTGCCGTGATTGCTCGTAATGTTGTTGGCGGCATCATCGAGCGGCCGGAATCGAAGGGACGGCTGTTCAATCTGAATGTCCCGACGGCTGCGACGCTGGCACCAAAAGACGTCAATGTCGTGCCGATGGGGTTGGCCCAATACGGACGCAGTTATGAAAAACGAAATGATCCGCAGGGGCGGCCGTATTACTGGGCATTGTGGTCCGAGCCCGAAACAGCCCCGCCCGAAAATGCCGACGTCAGCCAATTGCGGGCCGGCAATTGCACCCTGACGCCGCTGCAATTTGACTTGACCGAGCGAAAATTGCTGGAATCGATGCAAACATGGACTTTGAAAGGGTGA